Proteins encoded together in one Planctopirus ephydatiae window:
- a CDS encoding glycine cleavage system protein H, whose translation MSDELTFMMGQFPARIRTDRNYVATHFWLQSIGLELYRVGFTAYAVRLLQDVYFLDWSISDGTMVGKKAEIGEIESSKALSTMYSAEAGEIVRINPVVAADPSAINADSYGEGWLYELRTNSSLLSAAEYMDVLAASWEKTQAIIKGQMNQ comes from the coding sequence ATGTCAGACGAATTGACATTCATGATGGGGCAGTTTCCGGCCCGGATACGGACCGACCGAAACTATGTGGCGACACACTTCTGGCTTCAGTCGATTGGGCTCGAGCTTTATCGCGTCGGGTTTACAGCTTATGCCGTCCGACTCCTGCAGGATGTCTATTTTCTCGACTGGTCCATCAGTGATGGGACGATGGTTGGTAAAAAAGCCGAGATTGGCGAGATCGAGAGTTCCAAAGCTCTGAGTACCATGTACTCGGCAGAAGCAGGCGAGATTGTGCGAATCAACCCTGTGGTGGCGGCTGATCCGAGTGCCATCAATGCCGATTCTTACGGGGAAGGCTGGCTCTATGAACTGCGAACTAACTCCAGCTTGTTGAGTGCTGCAGAATATATGGATGTGCTCGCTGCGAGTTGGGAAAAAACGCAGGCCATTATCAAGGGGCAGATGAATCAGTGA
- a CDS encoding ATP-binding protein has translation MASGKLTVVISQAPGKNPVKRALEEDIAVQLMLGGQVDVSVIPHLYDLPADHTGLMFLRSLPGHFVILSWLYPRAAHWVLDRQKIGGQLGKTLIVDEDEDEAETDADSAEILAEMNGAHSEAGAETHGKPSRTIWSIDLRVRSDAAAYVEEIQRIAAEMAVPVVSLGLSFPSKSAPPKASEDLPLITPPVHSMANGSSEANGAALLPIPVHVGTEELTKRRWYPVIDYSRCTNCMECIDFCLFGVYGVDALDRILVEQQDSCKKGCPACSRVCPANAIIFPEHKTAAIAGADGDGPAAFKVDLSKLFGGGNDSAESALEMAVKERDQELVADGREAVGMKVGIPKRQEGKAQSPRDNLDDLLDSLDSF, from the coding sequence ATGGCTTCAGGAAAACTGACAGTCGTCATCTCACAGGCACCGGGCAAAAACCCGGTCAAAAGAGCCCTGGAAGAAGATATCGCTGTCCAGCTCATGCTGGGTGGTCAGGTCGATGTCTCGGTCATTCCTCACCTGTATGATCTCCCTGCGGATCATACGGGATTGATGTTTTTGCGATCGCTCCCGGGCCACTTTGTGATTCTTTCGTGGCTTTATCCACGAGCTGCCCACTGGGTTCTGGATCGTCAGAAAATTGGTGGACAACTGGGGAAGACCCTGATTGTTGATGAAGACGAGGACGAAGCGGAAACCGATGCCGACTCGGCAGAGATTCTGGCGGAAATGAATGGTGCCCATTCCGAAGCTGGAGCGGAAACTCATGGAAAGCCGTCTCGTACCATCTGGTCCATCGATCTGAGAGTCCGGTCAGATGCGGCGGCCTATGTGGAAGAGATTCAGCGGATTGCCGCCGAGATGGCCGTCCCTGTGGTTTCTTTGGGATTGTCCTTTCCCTCGAAGTCGGCCCCGCCGAAAGCTTCTGAGGATCTGCCTCTCATCACCCCGCCAGTTCATTCCATGGCCAACGGCAGTTCCGAGGCGAATGGTGCTGCCTTATTGCCAATACCCGTTCATGTAGGAACTGAAGAGCTGACGAAGCGGCGCTGGTATCCGGTGATTGATTACAGCCGCTGTACCAACTGCATGGAGTGCATCGACTTTTGCCTCTTTGGTGTTTATGGCGTGGATGCGCTCGACCGCATTCTCGTTGAGCAGCAGGATAGCTGCAAAAAAGGTTGCCCGGCCTGCAGCAGAGTTTGCCCCGCCAATGCAATTATCTTTCCTGAGCACAAAACAGCGGCGATCGCCGGTGCTGACGGTGACGGCCCCGCAGCCTTCAAAGTCGATCTGTCGAAGCTCTTTGGCGGAGGGAACGATTCCGCCGAATCGGCCCTCGAAATGGCTGTCAAAGAACGCGATCAGGAACTTGTCGCCGATGGTCGAGAAGCGGTCGGTATGAAGGTGGGCATCCCCAAGCGGCAGGAAGGAAAAGCCCAGTCCCCACGCGACAATCTCGACGACCTCCTCGACAGCCTCGACAGCTTTTGA
- a CDS encoding DUF4142 domain-containing protein: MHVFKTILTTGLSIGLATTALAQAKSASTPANVTPPTKNVTNVETPIGNVQVQTNTPPRGTTAIDPNQVDRIPGNVYTPGTQLVAGQERPGVNARAVQQPAMNIESHILNCLILKNQEEVELSKFIENELQNEKVKKFAEQLVADHQKAVQKLQAMKMTQTTQSEQPRPATFVATEVVTTPVPATPAQRRVERQNERTERQIERTTGVNVDLTPNGPATGRQVVGYRNRVVLQPQYAGKTSEGDQFLQIHQEATQECLNLAIAELMEAKENKQIDEAFLGIQAGMHMGMLAQLTVLERHTTGELQQFVVEAKATTQKHLQIAKNLMQEVNQK; the protein is encoded by the coding sequence ATGCACGTTTTCAAGACAATTCTTACGACAGGCTTATCGATTGGCCTCGCAACCACAGCCTTGGCACAGGCCAAGAGCGCTTCAACGCCAGCAAATGTCACTCCTCCGACGAAGAACGTAACCAACGTCGAAACACCGATCGGCAATGTCCAGGTGCAGACTAATACTCCACCGCGGGGTACGACAGCCATTGATCCCAATCAGGTCGATCGGATCCCTGGTAACGTCTACACACCTGGCACTCAACTGGTGGCCGGGCAGGAACGCCCAGGCGTCAATGCGAGAGCGGTACAACAGCCTGCGATGAATATCGAATCGCATATTCTCAATTGCCTGATTCTCAAAAATCAGGAAGAAGTCGAGTTGAGCAAGTTCATTGAAAACGAACTTCAAAACGAGAAGGTGAAGAAGTTTGCCGAACAGCTTGTGGCCGACCATCAAAAAGCAGTCCAGAAGCTTCAGGCCATGAAAATGACCCAGACCACACAGTCGGAACAACCCCGGCCCGCCACATTTGTGGCGACGGAAGTTGTCACGACTCCCGTTCCCGCGACACCGGCCCAGCGGCGTGTGGAACGTCAGAACGAAAGAACCGAACGTCAGATTGAGCGGACAACGGGAGTCAATGTTGATTTGACACCCAATGGGCCTGCTACCGGACGACAGGTCGTTGGTTATCGAAACCGAGTTGTGCTTCAGCCGCAGTATGCAGGAAAAACCAGTGAGGGCGACCAGTTTCTGCAGATTCATCAGGAGGCCACTCAGGAATGCCTGAACCTGGCAATTGCCGAACTGATGGAAGCCAAGGAAAACAAGCAGATCGATGAGGCTTTTCTGGGTATCCAGGCGGGGATGCACATGGGGATGCTGGCACAGCTAACAGTGCTCGAAAGGCATACGACCGGAGAGCTGCAGCAGTTCGTTGTGGAAGCTAAAGCTACCACACAAAAGCATCTTCAGATTGCCAAGAATCTGATGCAGGAAGTGAATCAGAAGTAG
- a CDS encoding glucuronyl esterase domain-containing protein: MKNLVSIKLDLKNSVVPVLWLCLLATAVESAEPLSTNSQVGTQEASPGTPAINWDAYPESTALPELLKLKNGTTVKTPEDWMKRRRPELQELIQREMFGYLPAAQPFTATVTKMVPDAQAGKATLKEISLKFTQLPPEAPEIRLALWIPNRHPAGKIPVFLTLNYCGNANVTTDPHTTIHTDRYCSKKEWIGQRGAQADFWCVEQVIDRGYAFATYHESDTKADKNEWTDGLFPYLKSDQVPAGSQPATIALWAWGLLRCVDQLAQEPQLDPRRICLLGHSRRGKTVLFAAAMDERIALVVPHQSGTGGMALSRENNQETVERINRVFPHWFCGEFKKFGGNEPRIPFDQHAVASLVAPRLLLDTEGDQDAWANFPRSLETLKAIDPVWKLLGKTGLVGSGLITSVAEIQPGKVGELLQLRLPEKHTLTSEFWTGILNYADLMLPKSTTP, translated from the coding sequence ATGAAAAACTTAGTTTCCATAAAGCTCGATTTAAAGAACTCTGTTGTTCCTGTGCTGTGGCTGTGTCTCCTGGCGACAGCGGTAGAAAGTGCGGAACCCTTGTCCACAAATTCTCAGGTCGGCACTCAAGAGGCATCCCCAGGTACTCCCGCGATCAACTGGGACGCATATCCCGAATCGACTGCACTCCCTGAACTTTTGAAGCTGAAAAATGGAACGACAGTTAAAACACCTGAGGACTGGATGAAGCGGAGGCGGCCAGAACTTCAGGAACTCATTCAGCGTGAGATGTTCGGGTATTTGCCGGCCGCGCAGCCATTCACAGCTACGGTTACGAAAATGGTTCCCGATGCTCAGGCTGGAAAGGCCACGCTCAAAGAGATCAGCCTCAAATTCACTCAGCTTCCTCCAGAGGCACCCGAGATCCGCCTCGCACTCTGGATTCCCAACCGTCACCCGGCAGGAAAAATCCCTGTCTTCCTGACACTCAACTATTGTGGCAACGCCAACGTCACGACAGATCCGCACACGACGATTCATACCGATCGCTATTGCTCGAAGAAAGAATGGATCGGGCAGCGTGGCGCACAGGCCGACTTCTGGTGTGTCGAGCAGGTGATCGACCGAGGTTATGCCTTTGCGACCTACCACGAAAGTGACACAAAAGCCGACAAGAATGAGTGGACCGATGGCCTGTTTCCTTATCTGAAAAGCGACCAGGTTCCCGCGGGCTCACAACCCGCCACAATTGCCCTGTGGGCCTGGGGGCTGCTGCGTTGCGTCGATCAACTGGCTCAGGAACCACAGCTCGATCCCCGGCGTATTTGTCTCCTAGGTCATTCGCGCCGAGGGAAAACTGTCCTCTTTGCTGCTGCTATGGACGAACGAATTGCCCTGGTGGTACCCCATCAATCGGGAACGGGTGGCATGGCCTTGAGCCGGGAGAACAATCAAGAGACTGTCGAACGAATCAATCGCGTCTTCCCCCATTGGTTCTGTGGCGAGTTCAAGAAATTCGGCGGTAACGAGCCACGGATTCCTTTCGATCAGCATGCGGTCGCTTCGCTCGTGGCGCCGCGATTACTGCTCGATACCGAAGGCGATCAGGACGCCTGGGCGAACTTTCCCAGATCGCTGGAAACACTTAAGGCAATTGACCCCGTCTGGAAGCTGCTCGGGAAAACCGGCCTGGTCGGATCGGGACTGATCACTTCGGTCGCAGAGATTCAACCTGGCAAAGTGGGCGAGCTGCTGCAATTGCGGCTGCCAGAAAAGCACACACTCACAAGCGAGTTCTGGACCGGCATCCTGAACTATGCCGATCTCATGCTGCCCAAATCGACCACTCCCTGA
- a CDS encoding phosphatidate cytidylyltransferase yields the protein MSAVLIPLLAGIFALDHSFGRSAPILLVFGCVLAYRGADELCDLLHTRNFTPHRFTVCALSMLVTSAAWFGRSRIFPIDVPDDGNTLAQVMLAYSLSILIMFFVSAYRYREPGKSMETLGAELMIVSYVGVLLGVCAQLRWVAGAEAGYLVMGSLVIVTKAGDAGAYTLGRLFGRRKLVPLLSPGKTYAGAGGALLGSALGAYLWLTFATPFFNATWQPPEWYWTVLYGVIIGIVGLIGDLCESLIKRDVGKKDSAGLLPGFGGLLDLLDSIIYSAPVAYILWKAIPLATWKIPGA from the coding sequence ATGTCTGCCGTGCTGATTCCACTTCTGGCGGGGATCTTCGCACTCGATCATTCCTTCGGAAGATCAGCACCCATTCTGCTGGTGTTTGGTTGCGTGCTGGCCTATCGCGGGGCCGATGAACTGTGCGATCTTCTGCATACTCGAAACTTCACACCCCATCGATTCACTGTGTGTGCACTGAGCATGCTGGTGACATCGGCTGCCTGGTTTGGTCGATCGAGGATCTTTCCCATCGATGTGCCCGATGATGGCAACACGCTGGCGCAAGTCATGCTGGCCTATTCGCTGTCCATTCTGATCATGTTCTTTGTCTCGGCGTACCGGTATCGCGAGCCCGGCAAAAGCATGGAAACGCTTGGTGCCGAGCTGATGATTGTCAGCTATGTGGGTGTGCTCCTGGGTGTCTGTGCCCAGTTGCGATGGGTGGCAGGTGCTGAGGCTGGCTATCTAGTGATGGGATCCTTGGTGATTGTGACGAAAGCCGGCGATGCAGGTGCGTATACACTGGGCCGGCTGTTCGGACGCCGAAAGCTGGTGCCGTTGCTTTCTCCGGGCAAGACGTATGCCGGCGCTGGTGGTGCACTCCTGGGTTCGGCACTGGGGGCTTACTTGTGGCTCACCTTTGCGACACCATTTTTCAATGCGACATGGCAGCCGCCGGAATGGTACTGGACAGTCCTCTATGGTGTGATTATTGGCATTGTCGGTCTGATTGGAGATCTCTGCGAATCGCTGATCAAACGGGATGTCGGCAAGAAAGATTCCGCAGGACTGCTCCCAGGTTTTGGCGGCTTACTCGACCTGCTGGACAGCATTATTTACTCAGCACCAGTGGCCTATATTCTATGGAAGGCCATCCCCCTGGCGACCTGGAAAATTCCCGGAGCCTGA
- a CDS encoding Hpt domain-containing response regulator — MRTVLVVDDTPAMQRFLAEVFVRNGDRVEVAGNGIEAIAKIRRKPFDVVIMDLQMPLMNGFQAAIAIRLMPDETRSSIPIVAISAHSEPTLAVSCIDAVMDDLLLKPLTAEVLLQSVERIAVRSRQRDQWKLLHPDYIPQAKAFAESLGGRNPSSHEPTDPSRFIEKKSFYDNNFDSLRQQTMHQRPHEPRPSQNRSREEWSENPEWRNRELQEFTPRFSSEMSDRQSQSETLTTSQQLFDAERVMRNLGVDRKLLMMLAGFFIESVPPMLQDLTTATKHQNAADMQRIAHSLRGLAATFSPPEVLDLARKIEIAAQNDDIEEATALLPALHQGLAQLTTELQSYRQSELDDSQS, encoded by the coding sequence ATGCGTACTGTACTGGTGGTCGACGACACGCCCGCCATGCAAAGATTTCTGGCGGAAGTCTTTGTTCGGAATGGAGATCGTGTCGAAGTTGCAGGGAATGGCATTGAGGCAATTGCCAAAATTCGCAGAAAGCCATTTGACGTTGTCATCATGGATCTGCAGATGCCCTTGATGAATGGCTTTCAGGCCGCCATCGCGATTCGACTCATGCCCGATGAGACACGATCATCGATTCCCATCGTGGCGATCTCGGCACACAGCGAACCGACTCTGGCTGTCTCCTGTATTGACGCCGTTATGGATGATCTCTTGTTGAAGCCACTGACAGCCGAAGTGCTCCTCCAGAGTGTTGAACGGATCGCAGTCCGTTCACGTCAGCGGGACCAGTGGAAATTACTGCACCCGGATTATATTCCTCAGGCGAAAGCATTCGCGGAATCTTTAGGAGGCCGAAATCCATCCAGCCATGAGCCAACTGATCCATCTCGCTTCATCGAAAAGAAATCATTTTACGACAACAATTTTGACTCACTCCGGCAGCAAACGATGCATCAGCGGCCGCATGAACCCAGGCCTTCACAGAATCGATCACGCGAAGAGTGGTCTGAGAATCCAGAGTGGCGCAATCGAGAGTTGCAGGAATTCACACCTCGTTTCTCGTCGGAAATGTCGGATCGGCAGTCTCAGTCTGAGACCTTAACGACCAGTCAGCAGCTCTTCGACGCGGAACGTGTGATGAGGAATCTGGGAGTTGACCGCAAACTGCTCATGATGCTGGCGGGCTTTTTTATCGAATCTGTGCCACCCATGCTGCAAGATCTGACAACAGCAACTAAGCACCAAAACGCCGCCGATATGCAACGGATAGCCCACAGCTTGCGAGGACTGGCAGCCACATTCAGCCCGCCAGAGGTTCTGGATCTGGCCCGAAAGATCGAAATTGCTGCTCAGAACGACGATATCGAAGAAGCGACAGCGTTGCTGCCAGCCCTTCATCAGGGATTAGCACAGCTCACAACCGAATTGCAGTCTTATCGACAATCGGAACTCGATGACTCTCAGTCGTAA